The following proteins come from a genomic window of Streptomyces sp. NBC_01716:
- a CDS encoding NUDIX hydrolase, which produces MSDGGAATVLIDTVAWVRVEQGRILCARSRGKDVFYIPGGKREGAETDLETLVREVEEELAVAVLPATVAHLGTYEAQAHGQPDGVLVRMSCYSGEYRGTPAATNEIEEIRWLSYGDRARVAPVDQLLFDDLRASGELA; this is translated from the coding sequence ATGAGTGACGGCGGAGCTGCAACAGTCTTGATCGACACGGTCGCGTGGGTCCGGGTGGAGCAGGGCAGGATCCTCTGTGCCCGCTCCCGCGGGAAGGATGTCTTCTACATCCCCGGGGGTAAGCGCGAAGGCGCGGAGACCGATCTGGAGACCCTGGTGCGTGAGGTCGAGGAGGAGCTGGCCGTGGCCGTCCTGCCGGCCACGGTGGCCCATCTGGGCACGTACGAGGCCCAGGCCCATGGTCAGCCCGACGGTGTCCTCGTCCGGATGAGCTGCTACTCCGGCGAGTACCGGGGCACGCCGGCCGCCACGAACGAGATCGAGGAGATCCGCTGGCTCTCCTACGGCGACCGGGCCCGCGTCGCCCCCGTCGACCAGCTTCTCTTCGACGACCTCAGGGCCTCGGGCGAGCTGGCATGA
- a CDS encoding ATP-binding protein, whose product MVGLIEAESTYAEWTFPAEPDAVRTARHAVRDALGGWLLDHSVRDTAVLLVSELATNSLRYTPGPIGVRLAVVPLGPADLTGAALLVEVSDPLPEPPTARSAGPDDEGGRGLQLVACSARRWGTRRGKTGKTVWFELPLPG is encoded by the coding sequence GTGGTCGGCTTGATCGAGGCGGAGAGTACCTACGCCGAGTGGACCTTCCCCGCCGAGCCGGATGCCGTACGTACCGCACGCCACGCGGTACGCGATGCCCTCGGCGGCTGGCTGCTCGACCACTCTGTTCGTGATACGGCCGTCCTGCTGGTCAGTGAACTGGCCACCAATTCCCTGCGGTACACACCGGGGCCGATCGGTGTCAGGCTGGCTGTCGTCCCCTTGGGCCCCGCGGACCTCACCGGTGCCGCGCTGCTGGTGGAGGTGTCCGATCCGCTCCCCGAACCGCCGACCGCACGGTCCGCCGGCCCCGACGACGAAGGGGGCCGCGGGCTCCAGCTCGTCGCGTGCTCGGCCCGGCGGTGGGGTACACGCCGGGGGAAGACGGGTAAGACGGTGTGGTTCGAGCTGCCGCTCCCTGGTTAG
- a CDS encoding SpoIIE family protein phosphatase, with product MSEISGTADDVVWQSSPPGSIYDYIKVASFSIGPDGLVDQWSLRAAELFGITPDEVRGKDPVEVFVPSDLRTRGHRKIAEILDGKEWTGLVPFQVPGERGVHGLAEVYVMPSETESGERAALCIVVDVRALRRIETELASSQAIFGQSPFGFVLFGTDLTVQRANQRFAAVFGGSADEHRGRTVHDYLSRPEADRLNASLKRVLATGESATDIQIVGVTPGGKERRHWSINLYRVLSGAGRTIGVAGLGSDVTRRQIAAREAASARRNLAILNEASARIGNSLDLETTARELLDVSVPGFCDLASVDLYQGLLTGEEAPPGRGGSSGTDSGGGSAALRRVAVASAVADAPLLGADLTGGGAVESPSAGAVHRYPFNSPCANALRTGRVQTVPGGPGSLIQSTFAVPMVAHDTVVGLAQFSRTKGSEPFGERDRALAVELAARAAVCIDNARLYRREHERALILQRSLLPPGDPEAAGLDIACRYLPGNTATEVGGDWFDVIELPGHRTALVVGDVMGRGLRAAVAMGELRTAVRTLALLDLEPAEVLSALDEIARGLGTPSGAQQASRVAHKSRDADLSEVYLATCVYAVYDPVTRRCTFANAGHPPPVLVEPGEEALLLDVPPGMPLGVGGEPFEQVEVELPEDALLALYTDGLVESRDHPIDEGLTAFRRALTSPVRPLEDVCDHVLNTLDTRHGEDDIALLMARIQGLPTEAVGDWQLPREPRSVGRAREVARAQLHSWGLEPLVDTVELLVSELVTNAMRYGEGEIRLRLLRDRTLVCEVWDAGLVQPRRRRARDTDEGGRGLQLVGLLSAAWGSRRTPRGKTVWFELALPDGDSTAEPTVEQLLSMF from the coding sequence GTGAGCGAGATATCTGGAACGGCGGACGACGTCGTGTGGCAGAGCAGTCCGCCTGGCTCGATCTATGACTACATAAAGGTCGCTTCCTTCTCGATCGGGCCCGACGGGCTGGTCGACCAGTGGAGTCTGCGAGCCGCTGAGCTGTTCGGAATCACTCCGGACGAGGTCAGGGGCAAGGACCCGGTGGAGGTGTTCGTACCCTCCGACCTCCGTACCCGTGGGCACCGCAAGATCGCGGAGATCCTCGACGGCAAGGAGTGGACCGGGCTCGTCCCGTTCCAGGTGCCCGGCGAACGTGGCGTGCACGGCCTCGCCGAGGTCTATGTGATGCCCAGCGAGACGGAGAGCGGCGAACGGGCCGCGCTCTGCATCGTCGTGGACGTCCGCGCACTGCGCCGGATCGAAACGGAACTCGCCTCTTCGCAGGCGATTTTCGGTCAATCTCCCTTCGGCTTCGTGCTGTTCGGCACGGACCTCACCGTCCAGCGGGCGAACCAGCGCTTCGCCGCCGTCTTCGGCGGCTCGGCGGACGAGCACCGGGGCCGCACGGTCCACGACTATCTCTCCCGCCCCGAGGCGGACCGGCTGAACGCCTCCCTCAAGCGGGTCCTGGCGACCGGCGAATCCGCCACCGACATCCAGATCGTCGGCGTCACCCCGGGCGGCAAGGAACGCCGCCATTGGTCCATCAACCTGTACCGCGTCCTCAGCGGAGCCGGCCGTACGATCGGGGTCGCCGGTCTCGGCAGTGACGTCACACGTCGTCAGATCGCCGCACGCGAGGCCGCGAGCGCCCGCCGCAATCTCGCGATCCTCAACGAGGCGAGCGCCCGGATAGGCAACTCCCTCGACCTGGAGACCACTGCCAGGGAACTCCTCGACGTTTCCGTCCCCGGCTTCTGCGACCTCGCGTCCGTCGACCTCTACCAGGGGCTGCTCACCGGGGAGGAGGCCCCGCCGGGACGCGGCGGCTCCTCCGGCACCGATTCCGGCGGTGGCAGCGCCGCCCTGCGACGGGTCGCCGTCGCCAGCGCCGTCGCCGACGCGCCCCTGCTCGGAGCCGACCTGACGGGCGGAGGCGCGGTCGAGTCTCCGTCGGCCGGCGCCGTCCACCGGTATCCCTTCAACTCCCCGTGCGCCAACGCCCTGCGTACCGGCCGGGTCCAGACGGTGCCCGGCGGTCCCGGCAGCCTCATCCAGTCCACCTTCGCCGTGCCGATGGTCGCGCACGACACCGTGGTGGGACTCGCCCAGTTCTCCAGGACCAAGGGCAGCGAGCCCTTCGGGGAGCGGGACCGCGCCCTCGCCGTGGAACTCGCGGCGCGCGCCGCCGTCTGTATCGACAACGCCCGCCTCTACCGGAGGGAGCACGAACGCGCGCTGATACTGCAGCGCAGTCTGCTTCCGCCCGGCGATCCCGAGGCCGCCGGGCTGGACATAGCGTGCCGCTATCTGCCGGGCAACACCGCCACCGAGGTGGGCGGAGACTGGTTCGATGTCATCGAACTGCCCGGACACCGGACCGCCCTGGTCGTCGGCGACGTGATGGGACGGGGGCTGCGCGCCGCCGTCGCCATGGGCGAGCTCCGCACGGCTGTACGCACCCTGGCACTGCTCGACCTGGAGCCCGCCGAGGTCCTCTCCGCGCTGGACGAGATCGCGCGCGGCCTCGGCACACCGAGCGGCGCCCAGCAGGCATCCCGCGTCGCCCACAAGTCGCGGGACGCCGATCTCTCCGAGGTGTATCTCGCGACCTGCGTCTACGCCGTCTACGACCCGGTCACCCGCCGCTGCACCTTCGCCAACGCCGGTCATCCCCCTCCTGTGCTCGTCGAGCCGGGCGAGGAGGCGCTGCTCCTGGACGTACCGCCCGGGATGCCCCTCGGCGTCGGTGGAGAGCCCTTCGAGCAGGTCGAGGTCGAACTTCCCGAGGACGCGCTGCTCGCGCTCTACACGGACGGTCTCGTCGAGTCGCGAGACCATCCGATCGACGAAGGGCTGACGGCTTTCCGGCGGGCGCTCACCAGTCCCGTACGGCCCCTGGAAGACGTCTGCGACCACGTGCTCAACACGCTCGACACCCGGCACGGCGAGGACGACATAGCGCTGCTGATGGCCCGCATACAGGGCCTGCCCACCGAGGCCGTCGGCGACTGGCAACTGCCGCGCGAGCCGCGCTCCGTCGGCCGCGCCCGCGAGGTCGCCCGCGCGCAGCTCCACTCCTGGGGCCTCGAACCGCTGGTGGACACCGTCGAACTGCTCGTCAGCGAGCTGGTCACCAACGCCATGCGCTACGGCGAGGGCGAGATCCGGCTGCGGCTGCTCCGCGACCGCACGCTGGTCTGCGAGGTGTGGGACGCGGGTCTCGTACAACCGCGCAGGCGACGCGCGCGCGACACCGACGAGGGAGGGCGCGGGCTCCAGCTGGTCGGCCTGCTCAGCGCCGCCTGGGGGTCGCGCCGTACCCCCCGGGGGAAAACGGTCTGGTTCGAACTCGCCCTGCCCGACGGGGACTCGACGGCGGAGCCCACCGTCGAACAGCTCCTCAGCATGTTCTGA
- a CDS encoding SPOR domain-containing protein: MSDSGAVLPWLVIRQDDNGNRYRVGRYATKDEAQKTADSLDIKGHKQLYWVERLQQTSR; encoded by the coding sequence ATGAGCGACAGCGGTGCTGTGCTGCCCTGGCTGGTCATACGTCAGGACGACAACGGGAACCGGTATCGCGTGGGCAGGTACGCCACGAAGGACGAGGCGCAGAAGACCGCCGACAGCCTCGATATAAAGGGTCACAAGCAGCTCTACTGGGTCGAGCGCCTGCAGCAGACCAGCCGCTGA